A region of Mesorhizobium sp. M3A.F.Ca.ET.080.04.2.1 DNA encodes the following proteins:
- the frr gene encoding ribosome recycling factor — protein MSGEYDDLKRRMDGAIAAFKHDLASLRTGRASSNLLDAIQVQAYGTAMPINQVANISVPEPRMLSVSVWDKSMVGAVDRAIREANLGFNPIVDGTNLRIPLPELNEQRRKELVKISHGYAENARVAVRHVRRDGMDFLKKAEKDGNISEDDHRKRSDQVQKLTDEMISTIDHLLSDKEAEIMQV, from the coding sequence ATGAGTGGCGAGTACGACGACCTCAAGCGACGCATGGACGGGGCGATCGCCGCCTTCAAGCACGATCTCGCCTCGCTGAGAACCGGCCGCGCCTCCAGCAACCTGCTCGATGCGATCCAGGTTCAGGCCTATGGCACGGCGATGCCGATCAACCAGGTGGCCAACATCTCGGTGCCGGAGCCGCGCATGCTGTCGGTCTCGGTCTGGGACAAGTCGATGGTCGGCGCGGTTGACCGCGCCATACGTGAAGCCAATCTCGGCTTCAATCCGATCGTCGACGGCACCAATCTGAGGATTCCGCTGCCCGAACTGAACGAACAGCGCCGCAAGGAGTTGGTCAAGATCTCGCATGGCTATGCCGAGAACGCCCGCGTCGCTGTTCGCCATGTCCGCCGCGACGGCATGGACTTCCTGAAAAAGGCTGAAAAGGACGGCAACATCAGCGAGGACGATCACCGCAAGCGCTCCGATCAGGTCCAGAAGTTGACCGACGAGATGATCAGCACCATCGACCACCTGCTTTCCGATAAGGAAGCTGAAATCATGCAGGTTTAG
- a CDS encoding isoprenyl transferase: MTTPAHVAIIMDGNGRWAKARGMPRLAGHRAGVEALRKTVRAAPELGISFLTVYAFSSENWSRPKSEVSDLMGLLKLFIRRDLAELHQNGVRVRVIGDREGLQPDIRGLLQEAESLTAGNEALTLVIAFNYGGRDEIVRTARKLAAAVARGDMDCDAITAESFAGSLDTNDIPDPDLVIRTSGELRLSNFLLWQAAYSELVFLPCYWPDFNAEYFAEALRNFAGRERRYGGLAAHEVAS, translated from the coding sequence ATGACAACGCCCGCGCATGTCGCGATCATCATGGACGGAAATGGACGCTGGGCCAAAGCGCGCGGCATGCCGAGGCTTGCCGGCCATCGCGCCGGCGTCGAAGCCCTGCGCAAGACGGTGCGAGCGGCTCCCGAACTCGGCATCTCGTTCCTGACCGTCTACGCCTTCTCCTCGGAAAACTGGTCGCGGCCGAAATCCGAGGTCAGCGACCTGATGGGCCTGCTGAAGCTCTTCATTCGCCGCGATCTCGCCGAACTGCACCAGAACGGCGTGCGGGTGAGGGTGATCGGCGACCGGGAAGGGCTGCAGCCCGACATCAGAGGGCTGCTGCAGGAGGCCGAGTCGCTGACCGCCGGCAACGAGGCGCTGACGCTGGTCATTGCCTTCAACTATGGCGGCCGCGACGAGATCGTGCGCACGGCGCGCAAGCTGGCTGCTGCCGTCGCGCGCGGCGACATGGATTGCGATGCGATCACGGCGGAGAGCTTCGCCGGCTCGCTGGACACCAATGACATTCCCGATCCAGACCTTGTCATCCGCACCAGCGGCGAGCTCAGGCTGTCGAATTTTCTCCTCTGGCAAGCGGCCTACAGCGAGCTCGTCTTCCTGCCTTGCTACTGGCCCGACTTCAACGCAGAGTATTTCGCCGAGGCCCTTCGCAATTTCGCTGGCCGCGAGCGCCGCTATGGTGGGCTGGCCGCCCATGAAGTCGCCTCGTAG
- a CDS encoding phosphatidate cytidylyltransferase, whose translation MSNLQQRVISAIVMAAVTLMLTWLGGLPFRLFCAAIAAVIFYEWTRMSRPTAAGGVLGLLPEALILVFIGALIAGLPALWLLLLAAILVAVAAFATRMQRTAQWEAAGLAYAALSGFALAYLRGDDHSGLVAILFLFAVVWATDIAAYFVGRAVGGPKLAPSISPGKTQSGALGGAVGGVVAGLLLGVLAGAGNLVQLGFVALALSIVSQIGDLFESWVKRRHDCKDSSNLIPGHGGVMDRVDGLVAAAFALYVIGWIAAGADHPALGLFPN comes from the coding sequence ATGAGCAACCTCCAGCAGCGCGTCATCTCGGCCATCGTTATGGCGGCCGTCACGCTGATGCTCACCTGGCTTGGCGGACTGCCTTTCCGCCTGTTCTGCGCGGCGATCGCAGCCGTCATCTTCTATGAATGGACGCGCATGTCGCGTCCGACCGCCGCGGGCGGCGTGCTCGGCTTGCTCCCGGAAGCACTGATTCTGGTTTTCATCGGCGCGCTCATTGCCGGCCTGCCAGCCCTGTGGCTGCTGCTCCTTGCCGCGATCCTCGTCGCCGTCGCGGCTTTCGCCACACGCATGCAGCGGACTGCGCAGTGGGAAGCCGCGGGGCTGGCCTATGCGGCACTTTCCGGCTTTGCGCTGGCCTATCTGCGCGGTGACGACCATTCCGGCCTGGTCGCCATACTGTTCCTGTTCGCGGTGGTGTGGGCGACCGACATCGCCGCCTATTTCGTCGGTCGCGCTGTCGGCGGACCGAAATTGGCGCCATCGATCTCGCCAGGCAAGACACAGAGCGGCGCGCTTGGCGGCGCGGTCGGCGGCGTGGTCGCCGGCCTGCTGCTGGGAGTTCTGGCTGGAGCCGGCAACCTCGTTCAGCTTGGCTTCGTTGCGCTGGCGCTCTCGATCGTCTCTCAGATCGGCGACCTGTTCGAATCCTGGGTCAAGCGTCGGCACGACTGCAAGGATTCAAGCAACCTCATCCCGGGCCACGGCGGCGTCATGGACCGGGTGGACGGGCTTGTCGCGGCGGCTTTCGCCCTGTACGTCATTGGTTGGATTGCGGCGGGCGCCGACCATCCGGCACTGGGGCTGTTTCCGAACTGA
- the rseP gene encoding RIP metalloprotease RseP, which produces MNEILHAVFSTQGFVLGTLVPFLFVLTVVVFVHEMGHYLIGRWCGIGVKAFSIGFGPELLGFNDRHGTRWKLCAIPLGGYVKFVGDMNATSSQPSAEDIESLSEAERRVAFHTQPIWKRAVTVVAGPLFNFLLTIAVFAVLFTVYGRPVMEPMVAEVTTGSPAARAGIQPGDRFVKVDGSKVETFADVQRMVSGRAGDAIAFTMLRDGKEVTVTATPEPMEQEDALGNKVKMAVIGVVNNTELGQPRLISYSPAGALAAAVEETGHVIQRTGQFLKRFVAGREDKCQLGGPIKIAKMSGQAARLGFEWLVQLVAFLSVGIGILNLLPIPPLDGGHLLFYGVEAVIRRPVSERMMEMAYRTGLFLVLGFMLFVFWNDLFGC; this is translated from the coding sequence TTGAACGAGATTCTTCACGCGGTCTTCAGCACGCAAGGCTTTGTCCTCGGCACGCTGGTGCCGTTTCTGTTCGTGCTGACAGTCGTCGTGTTCGTGCACGAGATGGGCCATTACCTGATCGGCCGCTGGTGCGGCATTGGCGTGAAGGCCTTCTCGATCGGGTTCGGTCCCGAGCTGCTGGGGTTCAATGATCGCCATGGCACGCGCTGGAAGCTGTGCGCCATCCCCCTCGGCGGCTACGTCAAATTTGTCGGCGACATGAACGCGACATCGAGCCAGCCGAGTGCCGAAGACATCGAATCACTGAGCGAGGCCGAGCGCCGGGTTGCCTTCCATACGCAGCCGATCTGGAAGCGAGCGGTGACCGTGGTCGCCGGCCCGCTGTTCAATTTCCTGCTCACGATAGCTGTCTTCGCGGTGCTGTTCACTGTCTATGGCCGCCCGGTCATGGAGCCGATGGTAGCCGAGGTCACGACCGGCAGCCCGGCGGCACGCGCAGGAATCCAGCCCGGCGACCGATTCGTCAAAGTCGACGGCAGCAAGGTGGAAACCTTTGCCGACGTGCAGCGCATGGTTTCCGGCCGCGCCGGCGACGCCATCGCTTTCACCATGCTGCGCGACGGCAAGGAGGTCACCGTAACCGCGACGCCAGAGCCCATGGAGCAAGAGGACGCGCTGGGCAACAAGGTCAAAATGGCCGTGATCGGAGTGGTGAACAACACCGAACTCGGCCAACCCCGGCTGATTTCCTACAGTCCTGCCGGGGCGCTGGCCGCGGCGGTCGAGGAAACCGGCCATGTCATCCAGCGGACCGGTCAGTTCCTGAAGCGTTTCGTTGCCGGCCGCGAGGATAAATGCCAGCTGGGGGGGCCGATCAAGATCGCAAAAATGTCTGGCCAGGCAGCAAGGCTCGGCTTCGAGTGGTTGGTACAGCTTGTTGCATTCCTGTCGGTCGGGATAGGAATTCTCAATCTGCTGCCGATTCCCCCTCTCGACGGCGGCCATCTGTTGTTCTACGGGGTCGAGGCGGTCATCCGGCGCCCGGTGTCGGAACGGATGATGGAAATGGCCTACCGGACAGGACTGTTTCTGGTGCTCGGGTTCATGCTCTTCGTTTTCTGGAATGATCTGTTTGGGTGCTGA
- the bamA gene encoding outer membrane protein assembly factor BamA: MKAASKFLSAASAAALSAALVLPGAVAMQFVATSAAEAAVISRVEVSGNQRVDADTIRNYITIKPGKPFSSSDIDDAVKALFGTGLFSDVQINQVGSTLVVKVSEYKVVNQVLFQGNKKLKDNALQAAIQLKPRATFSQQALDADVESVKAAYRRIGRDDAAVTTQIMDLGDNRVNVVFNIVEGARTQIAAVNFVGNHAYSSRRLSDVINTKRSTWLSFVLRDDVYDEDKLRADQELLRRFYYNHGYADFQVVSAVGELDEATNKYTVTITVQEGERYTFGDVSVESTIPEVDSKSLESVVETHKGDVYNAKDVEDTIVALTEKVAGSGYAFAQVTPRGDRNFENHTISVVYTIDQGTKAYVERIEIRGNDRTRDYVIRREFDVSEGDAFNQVLIQRAKKRLEALNYFEKVEISTVPGSAPDQVVLVVDVVEKSTGEFSIGAGYSTGGDTPGPSVEGSITERNFLGRGQYIKLAAGGGKHSRDYSISFTEPYFLGRRIAAGFDVYQSTREYDHYDTETTGATIRFGLPITDSVSTQLAYNISKEEYSYPDSCLTNGVLDPAKCDVSAAIQEGVADSPWIKSSVSLGLVYNTIDDMKNPHEGLYVNGTTEVAGLGGDAKWVKVTGRASVYQTLSEQLDLVGLVSGGAGHVSGYGDDGLRIFDQFQSNDRMIRGFEYGGIGPVDTNTGDHLGGTTYFNASAEAQFPLPVIPESFGLRGAVFADAATLYGSAIDTPGVTQSSTDMKWRASVGVGLMWASPFGPIRIDYAVPVKKEPTDDVQEFNFGIATRF, from the coding sequence ATGAAGGCAGCATCCAAGTTTTTAAGCGCCGCGTCCGCGGCGGCTTTGTCCGCCGCCCTGGTTTTGCCAGGCGCGGTCGCAATGCAGTTCGTTGCGACATCGGCAGCCGAAGCGGCCGTCATCTCGAGGGTTGAGGTCAGCGGTAACCAGCGTGTCGATGCCGACACCATCCGCAACTACATCACGATCAAGCCTGGCAAGCCGTTTTCCAGTTCCGATATCGACGACGCCGTGAAGGCGCTGTTCGGCACAGGACTGTTCTCGGATGTGCAGATCAATCAGGTCGGCTCCACGCTGGTCGTCAAGGTTTCCGAGTACAAGGTCGTCAACCAGGTCCTCTTCCAGGGCAACAAGAAGCTCAAGGACAACGCGCTCCAGGCCGCGATCCAGTTGAAGCCGCGCGCGACCTTTTCGCAGCAAGCGCTTGATGCCGATGTCGAATCGGTCAAGGCGGCGTACCGGCGCATTGGCCGTGACGATGCCGCGGTAACGACCCAGATCATGGATCTCGGCGACAACCGCGTGAACGTCGTCTTCAACATCGTCGAGGGCGCGCGTACCCAGATCGCGGCTGTCAATTTCGTCGGCAATCATGCCTATTCCAGCCGCCGCCTGTCCGACGTCATCAACACCAAGCGCTCGACCTGGCTTTCGTTCGTGCTGCGTGACGACGTCTATGATGAGGACAAGCTGCGCGCCGACCAGGAGTTGCTGCGCCGGTTCTACTACAATCACGGCTATGCCGACTTCCAGGTCGTCTCCGCCGTCGGCGAACTCGACGAGGCGACCAACAAATACACGGTGACCATCACCGTGCAGGAAGGCGAGCGGTACACGTTCGGCGACGTCAGTGTCGAGAGCACCATTCCCGAAGTCGACTCGAAGTCGCTCGAATCAGTGGTCGAGACCCACAAGGGCGACGTTTACAACGCCAAGGATGTCGAGGATACGATCGTAGCCCTGACCGAGAAGGTTGCGGGTTCGGGCTATGCCTTCGCCCAGGTGACGCCGCGCGGCGACCGCAATTTCGAGAACCATACGATCTCGGTCGTCTACACCATCGACCAGGGCACCAAGGCCTATGTCGAACGCATCGAGATTCGCGGCAACGACCGCACCCGCGACTATGTCATTCGCCGCGAATTCGACGTCAGCGAGGGCGACGCCTTCAACCAGGTGCTCATCCAGCGTGCGAAGAAGCGCCTGGAAGCGCTCAATTATTTTGAGAAAGTCGAAATCTCGACCGTTCCGGGTTCTGCCCCCGACCAGGTGGTCCTGGTGGTGGACGTGGTCGAGAAGTCGACCGGTGAATTCTCCATCGGCGCCGGCTATTCGACCGGCGGCGACACGCCCGGTCCCTCGGTGGAAGGCTCGATCACCGAGCGCAATTTCCTCGGGCGCGGCCAGTACATCAAGCTGGCGGCCGGCGGCGGCAAGCACTCCCGCGACTACAGCATTTCCTTCACCGAGCCTTATTTCCTCGGGCGGCGTATCGCCGCGGGCTTCGATGTCTATCAGTCCACCCGCGAATACGATCACTATGACACCGAAACGACCGGTGCGACTATCCGCTTCGGTCTTCCGATCACCGACAGCGTCTCGACGCAGCTCGCCTACAACATCTCCAAGGAAGAATATTCCTATCCGGATAGCTGTTTGACCAACGGCGTGCTGGATCCAGCAAAGTGCGATGTCTCCGCGGCCATTCAGGAGGGCGTCGCCGATAGCCCGTGGATAAAGTCGTCGGTCAGCCTTGGCCTGGTCTACAACACCATCGACGACATGAAGAACCCGCATGAAGGGTTATACGTCAACGGCACGACCGAGGTCGCCGGTCTGGGCGGCGATGCCAAGTGGGTGAAGGTGACCGGACGCGCGAGCGTCTACCAGACCTTGTCCGAGCAGCTCGACCTCGTCGGCCTCGTCTCAGGCGGCGCTGGCCATGTCTCGGGCTATGGCGATGATGGCCTGCGGATCTTCGATCAATTCCAAAGCAACGATCGCATGATCCGCGGCTTCGAATATGGCGGCATCGGCCCTGTGGATACCAACACCGGTGACCATCTCGGCGGTACGACCTATTTCAATGCCTCGGCCGAAGCACAGTTTCCGCTGCCTGTCATACCGGAAAGCTTCGGTTTGCGCGGTGCAGTATTTGCCGATGCCGCGACGCTTTATGGCAGCGCGATCGACACTCCTGGTGTCACCCAGTCCTCGACCGACATGAAGTGGCGCGCATCGGTTGGTGTCGGCCTGATGTGGGCTTCGCCGTTCGGCCCGATCCGCATCGACTACGCGGTCCCGGTCAAGAAAGAGCCGACCGACGACGTGCAGGAATTCAACTTCGGCATAGCGACCCGCTTCTGA
- the lpxD gene encoding UDP-3-O-(3-hydroxymyristoyl)glucosamine N-acyltransferase — MTDPVFFAPSRRYTAGEVANLTGATLVDSGQADIAIEALAPANEGGKGALVFVDGKRNFALMQSLKAAAVLCPADFASKAPQGVAVLVHPRPQQAFAMVGRLLFPLAATPGPMTGETGVSPHAHIDRSAHVEEGVVIEAGAVIGPDASVGSGTVIAPHAVIGRSCKIGRDGYVGPGASIQYALIGNRVIIHGGARIGQDGFGFVGGAKGPERVPQIGRVIIQDDVEIGSNSTVDRGAMSDTIIGQGTKIDNLVQIAHNVRIGRNCIIAGLSGISGSVVVGDGVTMGGGVGLADHLTIGPGAKLAARSGFMSNVPAGEVWGGYPAQPMAEAMREIAMLRRLARTRKQGDGNG; from the coding sequence ATGACCGATCCGGTGTTCTTCGCGCCCTCACGCCGGTATACGGCTGGCGAAGTCGCGAATCTGACCGGCGCGACCCTGGTCGATTCCGGTCAGGCCGATATCGCTATCGAAGCGCTCGCCCCGGCCAACGAGGGCGGCAAGGGTGCGCTCGTCTTCGTTGACGGCAAGCGCAATTTCGCCCTGATGCAGTCGCTCAAGGCGGCCGCGGTCCTGTGTCCAGCCGACTTTGCCAGCAAGGCGCCACAAGGCGTTGCCGTGCTTGTGCATCCGCGTCCGCAACAGGCCTTCGCAATGGTGGGACGCCTGCTGTTTCCGCTGGCCGCCACACCAGGTCCGATGACCGGCGAAACCGGCGTTTCGCCGCATGCACACATCGATCGGTCGGCGCATGTCGAAGAGGGCGTGGTCATCGAGGCCGGCGCCGTGATCGGACCGGACGCATCGGTAGGCAGCGGCACCGTCATTGCGCCGCATGCCGTCATCGGCCGTTCCTGCAAGATCGGCCGCGACGGCTATGTCGGCCCGGGCGCCAGCATCCAATACGCGCTGATCGGCAATCGCGTCATCATCCATGGCGGCGCGCGGATCGGCCAGGATGGCTTCGGCTTTGTGGGCGGCGCCAAAGGCCCGGAGCGCGTCCCGCAGATCGGCCGCGTCATCATCCAGGACGACGTGGAAATCGGTTCAAATTCCACAGTTGATCGCGGCGCCATGTCCGACACCATTATCGGCCAGGGCACCAAGATCGACAATCTCGTGCAGATCGCCCACAACGTTCGCATCGGCCGCAATTGCATCATAGCCGGGCTTTCGGGTATTTCCGGGTCCGTCGTCGTCGGCGACGGCGTCACCATGGGCGGCGGCGTTGGCCTCGCCGATCATCTGACGATTGGACCAGGAGCCAAGCTTGCTGCAAGAAGCGGATTCATGAGCAACGTTCCGGCAGGCGAGGTGTGGGGCGGCTATCCGGCGCAGCCGATGGCGGAAGCCATGCGCGAAATCGCGATGCTGCGCAGGCTGGCAAGGACGCGCAAGCAGGGCGATGGAAATGGCTGA
- the fabZ gene encoding 3-hydroxyacyl-ACP dehydratase FabZ encodes MADMVTTTLEAVDIMELMKLLPHRYPFLLIDRIVDIDGDDSAVGIKNVTINEPHFQGHFPQQPVMPGVLIIEAMAQTAGAICIRSLNTEKPSLVYFMTIDNAKFRKPVVPGDQLRIQVKKIKKRGNLLKFACEAMVDGAKAAEAEVSAMMVTG; translated from the coding sequence ATGGCTGACATGGTGACGACGACGCTGGAAGCGGTTGACATTATGGAGCTCATGAAGCTCCTGCCACACCGCTATCCGTTTCTCCTGATCGACCGCATCGTCGACATCGACGGCGACGACTCCGCCGTTGGCATCAAGAACGTCACCATCAACGAACCGCATTTTCAGGGCCATTTCCCGCAACAGCCGGTGATGCCCGGGGTGCTGATCATCGAGGCGATGGCACAGACGGCGGGCGCGATCTGCATCCGCAGCCTCAATACGGAAAAGCCGTCGCTGGTCTATTTCATGACGATCGACAACGCGAAATTCCGCAAGCCGGTCGTGCCTGGCGATCAGCTCAGGATCCAGGTCAAGAAAATCAAGAAGCGCGGCAATCTGCTCAAATTCGCTTGCGAGGCGATGGTGGATGGCGCAAAGGCCGCTGAAGCCGAGGTTTCGGCTATGATGGTCACCGGCTGA
- the lpxA gene encoding acyl-ACP--UDP-N-acetylglucosamine O-acyltransferase: MKLQTSIHPSSIVEEGAQLGEGVRIGPFCHVSADAVIGDRVELVSHISVMGATTIGAATKVYPMATLGAPPQNTKHKGGRTTLVVGENCTIREGVTMHLGTDSSRGETTVGDNGNFLAYAHIAHDCVVGRNATFANGATLGGHCEIGDNVYIGGLTAVHQFVRIGNNAFIGGCSAVVGDVIPFAIAVGNRAKLRGLNIVGLKRSGLPRAEIYLLRKAYRMIFDHSRTVGENVEFAKAEFGSSPTAMKMIDFITSRGKRHYAVPPLKGGGDDDDGDDEG; the protein is encoded by the coding sequence ATGAAACTCCAGACATCAATCCATCCTTCGTCGATCGTCGAAGAGGGCGCCCAACTTGGCGAGGGCGTGCGTATCGGGCCCTTCTGTCACGTCAGCGCCGACGCCGTGATCGGGGACCGGGTCGAACTGGTCAGCCACATCTCAGTGATGGGCGCGACGACCATTGGCGCGGCGACGAAGGTCTATCCGATGGCGACGCTCGGAGCGCCGCCGCAGAATACCAAGCACAAGGGCGGGCGCACCACACTGGTCGTGGGCGAGAATTGCACCATCCGCGAAGGCGTCACGATGCATCTCGGCACGGATTCCAGCCGCGGCGAGACGACGGTCGGCGACAATGGCAACTTCCTCGCTTATGCCCACATCGCCCATGATTGCGTCGTCGGCAGGAACGCCACCTTCGCCAACGGGGCGACGCTCGGCGGACATTGCGAGATCGGCGACAACGTCTATATCGGCGGCCTCACTGCCGTTCATCAGTTTGTCCGCATCGGCAACAACGCTTTCATCGGCGGCTGCTCGGCCGTAGTCGGCGACGTCATTCCCTTTGCGATCGCCGTCGGCAATCGCGCCAAGCTGCGCGGGCTCAACATCGTCGGCCTGAAGCGCTCAGGTTTGCCGCGTGCCGAAATCTATTTGCTGCGCAAGGCTTACAGGATGATCTTCGACCATTCCCGCACCGTCGGAGAGAATGTCGAATTTGCCAAGGCGGAGTTCGGCTCGTCGCCGACGGCGATGAAGATGATCGACTTCATCACCAGTCGTGGCAAGCGGCACTATGCCGTCCCGCCGCTCAAGGGTGGCGGCGACGATGACGATGGCGATGACGAGGGCTGA
- the lpxI gene encoding UDP-2,3-diacylglucosamine diphosphatase LpxI (LpxI, functionally equivalent to LpxH, replaces it in LPS biosynthesis in a minority of bacteria.) produces the protein MAMTRAEPAGQGPALAPGSRVGIIAGGGSLPVEVAEGLASQGHSPFVILAEGEVDREADFAVYEQATLALEDIGSLLPVLRRQGISHLVLAGEIRRRPRLTRLRPTPGLLAMIPTVIMGLSRGDDGLLKVLTRWLERRGITVVGAHEIVPELAASQGTLTTAGPRQSDWRDIEAGRAAAKAIGALDVGQAAIAIGGRAIALEGIEGTNGLLERTRELRGHGRLAGKTRGVLVKCAKPGQELRADLPSIGPQTVEAAHAAGLAGIAVEAGRSLILEGPATLARANALGLFIVGLPATEPADGR, from the coding sequence ATGGCGATGACGAGGGCTGAGCCCGCTGGACAAGGGCCTGCACTCGCGCCGGGTTCCAGGGTCGGCATCATCGCCGGTGGCGGCAGCCTGCCGGTTGAAGTGGCGGAAGGTCTGGCCAGCCAGGGACATTCGCCTTTCGTCATCCTCGCCGAAGGCGAGGTGGATCGCGAGGCGGACTTCGCCGTCTACGAACAGGCGACCCTCGCGCTGGAAGACATCGGTTCGCTGCTCCCCGTGCTGAGACGTCAAGGCATCAGCCATCTGGTTCTTGCCGGCGAGATCAGGCGCAGGCCACGGCTGACCAGACTGCGTCCCACCCCGGGTCTGCTGGCGATGATCCCCACCGTGATCATGGGACTCTCGCGTGGCGACGACGGGCTGTTGAAAGTTCTCACACGCTGGCTCGAAAGGCGCGGCATCACGGTTGTCGGTGCCCATGAGATTGTTCCTGAGCTTGCTGCCAGCCAGGGCACACTCACCACGGCCGGACCAAGGCAATCCGATTGGCGCGACATCGAGGCGGGCCGCGCGGCGGCCAAGGCCATAGGCGCGCTGGATGTCGGCCAGGCTGCGATTGCGATCGGCGGGCGGGCCATCGCGCTGGAAGGCATTGAGGGCACCAACGGCCTGCTCGAAAGAACACGGGAGTTGCGGGGACACGGCAGGCTCGCCGGAAAGACGCGCGGCGTGCTGGTCAAATGCGCCAAGCCCGGCCAGGAACTGCGCGCCGACCTGCCTTCGATCGGCCCGCAGACGGTCGAGGCGGCGCATGCCGCGGGCCTGGCCGGCATAGCTGTCGAAGCCGGTCGCTCGCTTATCCTCGAAGGCCCGGCGACGCTGGCGCGTGCCAACGCGCTGGGTCTGTTCATCGTCGGCCTGCCCGCGACGGAGCCGGCCGATGGCCGGTGA
- the lpxB gene encoding lipid-A-disaccharide synthase: MAGEKALRIAIVAGEESGDLLGADIVRALERATGRKIQLLGIGGRHLQELGLAPLFNGSDIALMGFSAVLRDLPRLMRRISQTAATIAAERPDCLITIDSPDFSLRVAKKVRAANPAIPIVHYVCPSVWAWRPGRAVAMKPYVDHILCILPFEVKALAALGGPPGTYVGHRLTRDQGVLGAAKAQAAPRDLSADRVKTLLVLPGSRRGEVRRLLEPFGKTISVLHQRGHRLRLLLPTVPHVAELVRASIATWDEKPEIITDAERKWQAFGKADAALIASGTVSLELALCSVPMISTYKVDPIARQLLPHLITTWSALLPNLISDRVLVPEFYNQFVRPENLARQLEALFADSGMRAWQKAGFAEIARRMATEKPSGELAAEVVLECIKRKW; this comes from the coding sequence ATGGCCGGTGAGAAGGCACTCAGGATCGCGATCGTGGCCGGGGAGGAATCCGGCGACCTGCTGGGCGCCGACATCGTGCGGGCGCTCGAACGGGCGACGGGCCGCAAAATCCAACTCCTCGGCATCGGCGGCCGCCATCTCCAGGAACTGGGGCTCGCGCCGCTCTTCAACGGCAGCGATATCGCGCTGATGGGTTTCAGCGCGGTGTTGCGCGACCTGCCGCGCCTGATGCGGCGCATCAGCCAGACGGCCGCGACAATCGCCGCCGAGCGGCCGGACTGCCTGATCACCATAGACAGCCCGGATTTTTCGCTGCGCGTCGCGAAGAAGGTTCGTGCCGCCAATCCGGCCATACCGATCGTCCACTATGTCTGCCCAAGCGTGTGGGCTTGGCGGCCGGGCAGGGCGGTGGCGATGAAGCCCTATGTCGACCACATCCTCTGCATCCTGCCTTTCGAGGTCAAGGCGCTCGCTGCCCTCGGCGGCCCGCCCGGCACATATGTTGGTCACCGCCTGACACGGGATCAGGGTGTGCTTGGTGCTGCCAAGGCGCAAGCGGCGCCGCGCGACCTTTCCGCCGACCGCGTGAAGACGCTGCTCGTGCTGCCGGGGTCGCGCCGCGGTGAGGTGCGCCGGCTGCTCGAGCCATTCGGCAAGACAATCTCGGTCCTGCACCAGCGCGGCCACCGATTGCGCCTATTGCTGCCGACGGTGCCGCATGTCGCCGAACTGGTCAGGGCGTCGATCGCGACCTGGGACGAGAAGCCCGAGATCATCACCGATGCGGAGCGCAAATGGCAGGCTTTCGGCAAGGCCGATGCTGCCCTGATCGCCTCGGGAACCGTTTCGCTGGAACTTGCGCTCTGCAGCGTCCCAATGATCTCTACCTACAAGGTCGATCCGATAGCGAGGCAATTGCTGCCGCATCTGATCACGACCTGGTCAGCGCTGCTGCCCAATCTGATCTCCGATCGAGTCCTGGTTCCCGAATTCTACAATCAGTTTGTCAGGCCCGAGAATCTGGCACGTCAGCTGGAAGCGCTGTTCGCCGATAGCGGCATGCGGGCGTGGCAGAAGGCCGGCTTCGCAGAGATCGCCAGGCGAATGGCGACCGAGAAGCCCTCCGGAGAACTCGCCGCCGAGGTGGTGCTGGAATGCATCAAGAGGAAGTGGTGA